GTCGTGGTGCAGCCGTTTGAAGAGGTTTATTTTCAGCCGGGTTAAATGAATTCTGATTCATGCTCATTCCCATCAGCACCGATGCGCCGCTGTACCACTACCCGATTTCCACAGCGGGCTTGATTGTCGTTAACTTTTTGTGCTTCATCGTGGCCGGTGCCGGACACTCAAACGATGCATGGATGCTGCACTACGGCACCTTCAACCCGCTGGAATGGTTGCTAAGCATCTTTGCTCACATTGGCTTCATGCACCTGATTGGGAACATGATTTTTCTGTGGGCGTTCGGCCTGATTGTCGAAGGCAAACTCGGCTGGCGCAGGTTTTTGATCGTGTACCTGATTATTGGCATCGGACAGTCGGGGCTCGAACAAACGATCATGCTGTACCGCACCGATAGCCATGTCCTGTCAAGCATTCTCAACGTCGACAGCAAGGAAGAATTGATCGACGAAATTCTGGCCGAAGACCCGGAATACACCGAGGCCGAAGCCGAAGCCTGGGTCAACGCTTTCATCAAAGAATATCGCGGCTCGTCCTGCGGTGCGTCGTCCGCAATTTTCGGTCTGCTCGCCATTTGTACGGTGTGGGCACCGAAGAATGAGTTTCATGTCGTCTTTCTATTCTTCTTTCGCGTCTTCTCATTCGACGTCACCATCATGGGCTACGCGCTGTGGTACTTTGGATGGGAGGTTGTCAGCTTCGTCATGAGTGATTTTGGGGCAGGCACGGCCGCCTTGCACCTGATGGGCGCCGCCATCGGTTTCGGTGTTGGCGTGCTGTACCTAAAAAAGGATTGGGTCGACTGCGAGAACTGGGACTTATTTCGAGTCCTCTCTGGCAACTACGGTCGCTTCGCGGATGCTTCCACAACCGTCGGCAGTCACGCGGACCCCGTTCTGATGTTCGGCACTTCAGATGTTGCCGTCAAAGACAGCGTGCCGGACACCAGCCGCCGAACGAAGGTTTCGAAACGGCTCGCTGCAATCAACGACCTGATCGACGCGGGCGATTTCATTACCGCTTCCGAAAAAATGTTCGACCTGCGCATGCAGGACCACAAATCGCAGCTCACCGAAAAACGGTTAAAAAAACTAAGCCTCGGCCTGCTGCGCGCGGACATGCCGGACGATGCGGAAATCTACCTTGAGGAATACAACGAACGATTCCCGGAAGACGCTGCGTGGGCTCGAGTCCGGATCGCTCAGTTGTTGCTCACTCACCATAAACGACCGGCCGCGGCATTGGCGATGTTGAAGCAGGTACGTTTATCGCAGCTGAATGCGGAACTCCAAACACTGGCCAAAAAGGTCGCGTCCGTAGCAAAGAAGCTGGTCAAATCCGGCGTGGAAGATGCTGAGCCCGAATGGTAAACCGCTTTAGAGCAGTTTCCCTTTTGTTGTGGACAGTTCGGGCTCGCGGGAAACAGCCTTCGTCGTCCGAAACACTGGTGCCGCGGCCACAAGTCAGCGAGATTCGCTGTAGTTCGCCATGCCGTTGCTTTATGATTTTCCGCACCTGCAATCACCGCCGCCCGGACTTTCACGCCGTTCTTCACCTGGACCAGAAAGGCTTCGTCCCGTGACCATTGTTTTTAAGTGCCACGCCTGTGACAAACGCTACAAGGTCTCAGACGAACGAGCCAACAAACGTGTCAAATGCAAACAGTGTGGAACTGTGATCGAAGTACCGCCATTGGACGAGCCGGAAGAAGCAACCGACGGCACGGCGATCTATCGACACGAGGCGCGCGAGCGGGACTTCGAGCCGGCAATCGGAAACGAAAAGAACATTGAGGCAATCTCAAACCACATTGAAGCTCATGTCGGTCCCGTGGAAATGGTCTTTCACGAACTGATTTCGGACATGGTTCACGTCGACGTGCATTGGGTTGCCCCAACCAAAGAACGAAATTGGCACACGCTGATCACCAGTGGTATGAGTGACCGTGCGATGATCGTTCCAGACGAACTGGTACACTATGAATACGCAGAATTGATGATCTCTTTGCCGCCCGACTGGCCGTTGTCTCAGGAAGCCTTTGAAGATGAGAACAACTATTGGCCCGTTCGACTGCTAAAGGGACTGGCGCGGCTGCCCCACGAATTCGATACATGGCTTGGAATCGGCCACACGATTCCCAACGGCGACCCTGCCGAACCTTACGCCGAAAACGCCGCGTTCAGCTGCGCGCTGTTGATGCCGCCGATCGAAACCAGCGAAGAATTTCATGAACTCGAACTGGATGACGGCAGCGTGATTCATTTCTATGCTATCGTGCCGATGTACGAAGCAGAAACGAACTACAAACTTAACAAGGGCCTGGAAGCACTGATCGGACGTTTCGAAAAACACGGCGTTGGGGAAGTGGTGGACACCAGCCGCCGCGATACGTGTCGAAAACGTTTTGGTCTTTTTTGATTGCCACTTTTCAGTCTCAACCAGGAGTCTTTGAAGTTGCGCGTTTTCAGTCCCGGCGTGACGACACAACCTCAGCCGGGGCCGCAAGTCCCCGGAACATCATCGTTTAACCCGCAGCCGGAGGCGCAGGCAGTGCTCTGGCGGCGTCCACGACGACTCAGCTTCCGCTGTGACACAGCCGTCCCCGCCACGCCTGCGCCTCCGGCTGCGGGTTAAACGATGCGAAACAGGACAACTCTCAAACAGGAGTTTGGGACCGAACCTGGAATTACGACAAGGCCTCGATCTATGAAATCCCACGTTAAGAATTCGCTTGCCGGCGGATTTACCATCGCGTTGTTCGTCTTTGCGACCACAACGGCTGCCGCTGAATCTCGGTTGACTGCGACTCTCAGCGCACAAGGCAACGAAATCCACGTCACTCGTTCTGGCGAAACCCAGCCGCTGGTCACGCAGGTGGCGAAGCCCGACTTTCGGCCGTACCTGCATCCCATGGTCGCTCCGGACGGCAAAGGGCAGCTTACCGAATTCAGCCCGGGACATCACAAACATCAAACCGGCCTGTACTGGGGCTTCACACGACTAAACGGTCGCGACTACTTCCATCACCCGGAAGGCCGCTACTGGAAGCGAGTCTCCGCCACCGTGGTCACGGCCGAAGCAGCCGATGGCGTTCAATGGCAGACGGTTTACGATCTGCTGGACGAAAACGGCAACGCGGTTTTGCGAGAAACTCAGGACTGGACGCTCCGCGACTACGGAGACAGTTACGCGCTCGACCTGACATGGACGGGCGAAGCGCAAGTTGATGTGACCGTCGGCAAATTTGATTACGGCGGGTTGTTTTTGCGGATGCCGTGGAAGCCGGGCGTCAATGGCAAGGTTGTGAATAGTGCTCGCCAGGAAGGCATGCGGGCAGAAGGTCAACGAGCCGTCTGGGCGGACATCGGCATCCAACTGGAAGGTCGCGATGATCTGGCTCATATTGCGATCTTCGACCATCCAAAGAACAAAGGGTTCCCTCAACCGTGGCGAGTTGACGGGCAGCTCGGCATCGGGCCGGTACGAGCTCGCATGGGCGACTGGAAAATTGCAAAAGGCCAGAAGGAAGTCATTCGGCATCAAGTGATCGCCTTCACCGGCGAACTCGACGACGTAGCGCTGACCGAACGCTGGTCGCGGTTCTCCGGCCAGCTAATGGCGTGGGCGCAATGGCAGATCGCTCAGCAGGAAGGCCGGCGAGCTGAATTTTTAACACCGGAAAAGGCAGTCGAAAGCATGACGCTGAAGGACGGTTTCACAGCCAACGTGTGGGCGTCCGAACCGATGATGACGCAGCCGATGGCATTCTGCTGGGACGATCGAGGCCGAATGTGGATCGCCGAAAATCGTGACTACGAAACTCGACAGACCGGCTTCGCCAACGACGGCAACAGCCGCATTCTGATTCTGGAAGACACCGACAACGATGGCGTAGCAGACAGCCGCAAAGTGTTTCTGGAAGGCATTCCGTTTCCAGCCGGCATCGCCGTCGGCATGGGCGGACTTTGGCTGGGAGCACCGCCCAACCTGCTGTTCGTCCCCGATGCCAACGGCGACGACAGAGCCGACATGGACGACATCGAAGTGCGCCTGACCGGCTGGGGGATTCGCGATCGTCACGAAACCCTAAACAGTTTCCGCTGGGGACCGGACGGCTGGCTGTATGGCTGTCAGGGTTATGCCACGCCATCGAAGGTTGGCAAACCGGCTGGCAAAGGAAAGCTGTATAAGCACAACGATCCCTTCCCGAAAGACATCGCCTTCGACGGAGATCCCGTTGACATCAACGGTGGCGTATGGCGTTACCACCCGGCAAAAGATCGCTTCGAGGTGGTGGCTCACGGGTTCAGCAATCCGTGGGGCATGGACTTCGACGCGAACGGACAACTACTCATCACCGCCTGCGTGATCCCTCATTTGTGGCACGTCGTCCCCGGCGGAATCTATCACAGGCAGGGCGGCAGCCACTTCAATCCGCACGTCTACAGCGACATCCGCACGATCGCGGATCACCGGCATCGGTCGGCGCATGGTGGTGCTCGCGTGTATCAGTCGGACGCATTTCCTGACAAATACAAGGGCCGCATCTTCATGGCCAACATTCACGAACATGCGGTGCTGACCGATATTCTGGAACCCAAAGGCAGCGGCTTCGTCGGAAAACACGGCGACGAATTTGCACTAGCCAACAACGCTCAATGGATCGGCTTTAGCGTGGAAGTCGGCCCGGATGGAAACCTGTTTGTGCTGGACTGGCACGACGCGGACATCTGCGGGAAGGAAGTTTTAAACAAAGAGACCGGTCGCATCTTCCGCTTCGCACCGACAGAATCTGCGGCGCAGGACTTCCCAAATCGACATGCAGATTTGGCCACACTCAGCGACGTCGAACTGGCCGACCTGCAAACGGTAGAAAGCGTATGGCATTCCAATCGTGCTCGCGGGGTCCTGCAGCATCGAGCGACTCAGCGAACAATTCAGCCAGACGCTGTGGCGAAGTTGCGACAGATCTTTGCGGAAGGCGAAACCGATCGACGGCTGCGAGCTTTGTGGACACTGCACGTCACCAGCAATATGCCGCGTGAGCAAATGATCGCGTGTTTGCAGCACGAAGACGCAATCGTTCGAGCATGGGCCGTTCAGTTCTTATGCGAAGACGGCATGGCCACGGGAGATATCAAAGAAGCACTATTGCAAATGGCGACGTCGGAAAAATCGGCTGTGGTCAGACTGTATCTGGCTGCCGCTATTCAGCGAATTGAACCGACCACCGGCTGGCCATTGGTCGAAGCTCTGACACAACATGCGGAAGACGCGGACGATCACAACATTCCAAAGATGATCTGGTTTGGCATCGAACCGCACGTCACTCGCGATGTTGACCGCGCGTTGCGACTCGCAGCAAACTCTAAGATTCCGCTTCTCGTGCGCCATGTTGCTCGTCGACTCGCACATGAAGGCCAGTTCGAAAAACTGCTGGCTGCCGTTGCCGATGCGAAGTCGAACCAGCTCACCATGCTCCTTGGTGTGCGTGATGGCCTCGAAGGTCGCTACGACTTGAAGTCGCCCGCCAACTGGCCCGCTGTTTACGAAAAGCTGCGGGCCACAGGTGGAGAAACGGCCAAGGTCGCTCTGCAACTGTCACAGCAGTTCGGCGATTCGTCCGCCGCGAAAGTGCTGCTGGGAACACTGCGAGACCCCACTGCGGACGCTGCTGACCGACGCACGGCTTTAGACGGTTTGGTCGGACGCAAGCGAGCTGAAGTGAAGCCCGTGCTGATCGAACTTCTGGCCGACCCGGCTCTTCGCACGCACGCGATCCGATCGATGGCCGCCTTCGACGACGACAGTTTGTCCGACGTCCTGCTGAAGGAATATGCCAACTTCGCCGCCGAAAACAAGCTGGAAGCGGTTCACACTCTGGCGGCGCGAAGTGCGTCCGGCCGTAAACTTACGACTGCGATCAAAGACGGTCGAGTGCCTCGCCAGGACGTGCCCGCCTATGTCGCTCGGCTACTGCGCCGAGTTGTCGGGAATAGCTTTGTTGACGTATGGGGCTCTCTGGACGAACTGTCCAGTGACAAAGAAGCGATGTTCGCGAAGTATCATTCCCTGCTAACGCCGGCATCGCTGGCCAAAGGGAACGCTTCCACTGGTCGAGCCCTCTTCAACCGCACGTGTGCAGCGTGCCACAAGCTGCATGGACACGGCGGAAATATCGGCCCGGACATCACCGGCGCGAATCGATCAAATCTGGAATACCTGCTAGGCAACATTCTCACACCCAGTGCAATTATTCAGGATGCGTATCGCATGCAGATCATCGTCACCAACGATGGCCGAGTTTTCTCCGGTGTACCCGCGTCGGAAGACGAACGACAGTTGCGATTGCGAGTCGCCAACCAAACGGATCCGATCGTCATCAACAAGTCCGAAATCGAATCGCGCGACGTAGCCCCGGTATCGATGATGCCTGAAGGACTGCTAAAGACGCTCACGGACGAAGAGGTCCGCGACCTGATCGTGTATCTTCAAAGCCAAACGCAGGTGGCGCTGCCGTAGCTTCTCCAAAGTCAGATGAAAAAGCCGCTGCCAATACGCATCAGCAATAAGCCTGACGGCGATAAAGCGCGGCTCATGTCGCACGGGTCCGCTTAGTTCGCTATTGTCAGTCAAGAGAAACGCTGCTTCACATTTCTTCGTTTTACCGCCCCGCAGACAGATCCATGCAGAAAATTCTGATTCAGTTCGATACGGATTCTCACCCCAGTACTTTTGACCGCGTCGTTGCGGTCGATGCTGGTGTCGACCACTTGTTTAGCTACGGTGACGTATTACCCGAGAACGTCACCGGCCTTGTCCACGGAGCCATGTTTACTCGCGGCCCGAACGACCTGAACAACACGGCCATTTTCGTCGGCGGAAGTAACGTTGAAGCGGGCGAGAAACTCACGGCCAGGGTCACGTCGACATTTTTCGGACCAATGCGAGTGTCCGTGATGATGGATTCCAACGGCTGCAACACCACGGCCGCCGCCGCTGTGGTGGCGGCAAAAAAGCATCTCGATCTGGCAACGACGTCCGCCGTCGTTCTAGGCGGGACAGGCCCGGTTGGTCAGCGAGTCGCTCAGCTGCTGGCGGCGGAAGGCAGCGATGTAACGCTGGTATCGCGGTCCAAAGATCGAGCTGCCAGCGCGTGCGAAGCCATCGCTGCGAAAGTAGAGGGCGTAAAACTGACGCCTGCCGGCGCCTCATCCTCAGATGAATTCGTCTCGCTCTGCAAGGGTACGAAGCTCGTTGTGGCGGCCGGAGCAGCCGGTGTGTGCTTCCTTCCCGAAGGCACGTTGCAGTCTTTGAATGAACTTGCCGTCGCAATCGACCTGAACGCCGTGCCGCCAACAGGGATTGCAGACATTGGAGTTTCTGACAAAGCGAAAGAAGCTTCAAACACGATCTGCTATGGAGCCCTGGGTGTCGGCGGCACCAAGATGAAGGTTCACAAGCAGGCAATCGCCAGTCTGTTTGAAGACAACGACCTGGTGCTCGACACAGCTGAGATTTATCAACTGGCTTTGCAGGTCGCGGGGCTATCGACGACCGACTGAGTTTGCGCCGGTTGCGGGTGGGGCTCATTGCAGGTTACGGCAAGACGCTTACACCCTCAGAGCTATGACGAGAGATCTGCGGAACCGTAAAATTTGTAAGCAGGCGTGCAATTTCCATGCACGTGCGGAATAATCGCGTGTGATGACCAACCTCCGCGTTGCCACCCACCGCTCAAACCTGCCTTCAGAAAACCGCCCCATGCTTCGCACCTCGCGCCCCGCGCTGCTTCTGGCCGTACTGCTCGTCATACCTCACACCCGCTCTTTCGCCGATGAATGGCACACGCTGACGGTTCCCGATGCCTGGCGGAAAGTGCCGAGCGGCGAATTGAAGCCGATTGACGGATTTTCGTGGTATCGAGCCCTCGTAAAAGTGCCCGCCAGTTGGAAGGGCGACCGAATCAGTCTACACGTAGAGGCGGTTGACGACGCGCGAGCCGCATATGTCAACGGCACGCGAGTTGGTGCGACGGGGACCTTTCCGCCGCAATTTCGCAGCGGGCTGGGGGAAGAAGGCCAGTACAAAATCAACGCCGAATTGTTGAAAATGGGTGAATTCAACACGGTGGCTATTCGTGTATACCAAAGCGATCCACGGCCCCGCTTCAGCGTCGCGCCTCCAGTGCTGTTGAACGAAACCGACAACCAGGGCATTCGACTCAACGGCGAATGGCAATACCGACCGGGCGACGACGAAGCGTTCGCGACAGCCTCGCCGACGGACT
This DNA window, taken from Fuerstiella marisgermanici, encodes the following:
- a CDS encoding rhomboid family intramembrane serine protease; the encoded protein is MLIPISTDAPLYHYPISTAGLIVVNFLCFIVAGAGHSNDAWMLHYGTFNPLEWLLSIFAHIGFMHLIGNMIFLWAFGLIVEGKLGWRRFLIVYLIIGIGQSGLEQTIMLYRTDSHVLSSILNVDSKEELIDEILAEDPEYTEAEAEAWVNAFIKEYRGSSCGASSAIFGLLAICTVWAPKNEFHVVFLFFFRVFSFDVTIMGYALWYFGWEVVSFVMSDFGAGTAALHLMGAAIGFGVGVLYLKKDWVDCENWDLFRVLSGNYGRFADASTTVGSHADPVLMFGTSDVAVKDSVPDTSRRTKVSKRLAAINDLIDAGDFITASEKMFDLRMQDHKSQLTEKRLKKLSLGLLRADMPDDAEIYLEEYNERFPEDAAWARVRIAQLLLTHHKRPAAALAMLKQVRLSQLNAELQTLAKKVASVAKKLVKSGVEDAEPEW
- a CDS encoding NAD(P)-dependent methylenetetrahydromethanopterin dehydrogenase, producing MQKILIQFDTDSHPSTFDRVVAVDAGVDHLFSYGDVLPENVTGLVHGAMFTRGPNDLNNTAIFVGGSNVEAGEKLTARVTSTFFGPMRVSVMMDSNGCNTTAAAAVVAAKKHLDLATTSAVVLGGTGPVGQRVAQLLAAEGSDVTLVSRSKDRAASACEAIAAKVEGVKLTPAGASSSDEFVSLCKGTKLVVAAGAAGVCFLPEGTLQSLNELAVAIDLNAVPPTGIADIGVSDKAKEASNTICYGALGVGGTKMKVHKQAIASLFEDNDLVLDTAEIYQLALQVAGLSTTD
- a CDS encoding PVC-type heme-binding CxxCH protein, encoding MKSHVKNSLAGGFTIALFVFATTTAAAESRLTATLSAQGNEIHVTRSGETQPLVTQVAKPDFRPYLHPMVAPDGKGQLTEFSPGHHKHQTGLYWGFTRLNGRDYFHHPEGRYWKRVSATVVTAEAADGVQWQTVYDLLDENGNAVLRETQDWTLRDYGDSYALDLTWTGEAQVDVTVGKFDYGGLFLRMPWKPGVNGKVVNSARQEGMRAEGQRAVWADIGIQLEGRDDLAHIAIFDHPKNKGFPQPWRVDGQLGIGPVRARMGDWKIAKGQKEVIRHQVIAFTGELDDVALTERWSRFSGQLMAWAQWQIAQQEGRRAEFLTPEKAVESMTLKDGFTANVWASEPMMTQPMAFCWDDRGRMWIAENRDYETRQTGFANDGNSRILILEDTDNDGVADSRKVFLEGIPFPAGIAVGMGGLWLGAPPNLLFVPDANGDDRADMDDIEVRLTGWGIRDRHETLNSFRWGPDGWLYGCQGYATPSKVGKPAGKGKLYKHNDPFPKDIAFDGDPVDINGGVWRYHPAKDRFEVVAHGFSNPWGMDFDANGQLLITACVIPHLWHVVPGGIYHRQGGSHFNPHVYSDIRTIADHRHRSAHGGARVYQSDAFPDKYKGRIFMANIHEHAVLTDILEPKGSGFVGKHGDEFALANNAQWIGFSVEVGPDGNLFVLDWHDADICGKEVLNKETGRIFRFAPTESAAQDFPNRHADLATLSDVELADLQTVESVWHSNRARGVLQHRATQRTIQPDAVAKLRQIFAEGETDRRLRALWTLHVTSNMPREQMIACLQHEDAIVRAWAVQFLCEDGMATGDIKEALLQMATSEKSAVVRLYLAAAIQRIEPTTGWPLVEALTQHAEDADDHNIPKMIWFGIEPHVTRDVDRALRLAANSKIPLLVRHVARRLAHEGQFEKLLAAVADAKSNQLTMLLGVRDGLEGRYDLKSPANWPAVYEKLRATGGETAKVALQLSQQFGDSSAAKVLLGTLRDPTADAADRRTALDGLVGRKRAEVKPVLIELLADPALRTHAIRSMAAFDDDSLSDVLLKEYANFAAENKLEAVHTLAARSASGRKLTTAIKDGRVPRQDVPAYVARLLRRVVGNSFVDVWGSLDELSSDKEAMFAKYHSLLTPASLAKGNASTGRALFNRTCAACHKLHGHGGNIGPDITGANRSNLEYLLGNILTPSAIIQDAYRMQIIVTNDGRVFSGVPASEDERQLRLRVANQTDPIVINKSEIESRDVAPVSMMPEGLLKTLTDEEVRDLIVYLQSQTQVALP
- a CDS encoding suppressor of fused domain protein; this encodes MTIVFKCHACDKRYKVSDERANKRVKCKQCGTVIEVPPLDEPEEATDGTAIYRHEARERDFEPAIGNEKNIEAISNHIEAHVGPVEMVFHELISDMVHVDVHWVAPTKERNWHTLITSGMSDRAMIVPDELVHYEYAELMISLPPDWPLSQEAFEDENNYWPVRLLKGLARLPHEFDTWLGIGHTIPNGDPAEPYAENAAFSCALLMPPIETSEEFHELELDDGSVIHFYAIVPMYEAETNYKLNKGLEALIGRFEKHGVGEVVDTSRRDTCRKRFGLF